From one Mytilus edulis chromosome 1, xbMytEdul2.2, whole genome shotgun sequence genomic stretch:
- the LOC139497603 gene encoding leucine-rich repeats and immunoglobulin-like domains protein 3, with translation MAIVYLFYLCIIVNLGGFTEIGTLAENLRCPSQCSCLGNFVDCSRQGLIAVPKDLPIWVTRLEVQYNAISELRSEDFRGLKNLTLLDVSNNEIKFLNGSVLEHLSGLQQLKLNHNKLTEFPKLIALPSLLSIEANHNRITFIAQEFCLQMPQLKAIEMNNNYITDISPGVFPVNNVIHKINLNNNRLETLESGCLDNLTSIEVLKMNKNRIDRIPKKLFDKLTQLKTLEITKNRLSRLDGMSFKNLIHLQTLKLRKNTISTMNDATFFGLKELNTLQLDHNNITTVSSKWLYDLKSLKEISLHHNKITKIEANSWQYCPKLVKLDMSHNKLKAIVKESFKNLMAANILLLKNNNIQNIEEGSFHDLVFLTELELSNNELSWTIEDMNGTFSELHNLESLSLENNKIKSIAKNAFNGLIKVKTLNLLNNEISTIQSNAFETMVEMDSLKFYSTNFLCDCKLAWLSQWLMAKKFEKSVTASCQHPDDLEGKSIFSIDPELFKCDGNTLKPVISISPISRKAVQGDNITLTCEAVSTKDSDTQFNWKKDNILLLNPLTENKIAKDDTKIIRYSSKLHLYELKDGDSGVYQCVILNSFGPAYSMKASIEVHVFPHFSKKPFDVTVKVGSAARLECSATGRPNPTISWSKNGGDDFPAARERRMHVMPDDNIFYILDVTKFDEGTYTCTAKNDAGSISANLNLTVLQIPAFVRPMERIKKTQEGGTTVIECMAEGIPKPRLTWYKSNKPLESNQQRYFFTADNQLLIIVQTQASDAGEYKCNMTNTLGHVSGVSKLVVFRGDKQISVDPKPGPLITTPSDESTTTGIIIIAVVCCVVGTSLVWVIIIYQTRKRHEMYSATPTDETTLPCEVAGQGYQPYPDGGTLYNGPMTVQGYPYQDYQIQESGYESSSGQYRAPRPAIFPSDVDEEENNMTAQLTFHEHKNRDNSDSDIHYPNSETDSMKSSQSTSSTHTSGHQTLQTFRPILSNSNTFVNRTQSQSDSCENCEKQRHSSSADMHSCSHKQSIHSIPIPNGVALHHGSLPQPPGYASLRDSSCVICNCDNEVSGCTSQLSQTPPYSDPCNHHTKVPSSPNGPHTSCHNSSNTPDTGPEKSPPAIPPKQHKHSHSNIRSLPNGVHLMVNGSVVNGAVDI, from the exons GGATGTCAGtaacaatgaaattaaatttcTAAATGGTTCGGTCCTGGAACATCTTTCTGGTCTACAACAgtt AAAATTAAACCACAATAAATTGACAGAGTTTCCAAAGTTGATAGCATTGCCGTCTCTCTTATCCATAGAAGC GAATCATAATCGAATAACATTTATTGCCCAGGAATTCTGCTTGCAAATGCCACAGTTAAAGGCAATAGAAATGAACAACAATTATATTACTGATATTTCTCCTGGTGTATTTCCTGTCAATAATGTTATTCACAAAAT aAACCTGAACAATAACAGATTAGAAACTCTAGAATCTGGTTGCCTTGACAACTTGACATCTATAGAAGTTCTAAAGATGAACAAGAACAGAATAGACAGAATACCAAAAAAATTGTTTGACAAATTAACACAGCTGAAAACTCT GGAAATAACCAAAAACCGACTGTCAAGGTTAGATGGAATGTCTTTCAAGAATTTAATACATCTACAAACACTGAAACTTAGAAAAAATACGATATCAACAATGAATGATGCTACTTTCTTTGGATTAAAAGAACTGAATACCTT ACAACTGGACCACAACAATATTACCACTGTTTCCAGTAAATGGCTGTATGATTTGAAGTCTCTTAAAGAAAT cTCTCTCCATCACAATAAGATAACCAAAATTGAAGCTAACAGTTGGCAGTACTGCCCAAAGCTGGTTAAACT AGATATGTCTCATAACAAGCTGAAGGCCATCGTCAAAGAATCCTTTAAGAATCTAATGGCAGCTAATATCCTCTTACTGAAGAACAACAACATTCAAAACATAGAAGAAGGATCGTTCCATGATTTGGTGTTTCTCACTGAACT AGAATTAAGTAATAATGAACTTTCCTGGACAATAGAAGATATGAATGGAACCTTCAGTGAACTACATAATTTAGAAAGTCTAAGTTTGGAGAACAACAAGATTAAATCTATTGCCAAGAATGCTTTTAATGGTCTAATCAAAGTGAAAACTTTAAATCTTCTCAATAATGAAATATCTACCATCCAGTCAAACGCTTTTGAGACCATGGTTGAGATGGATTCATT gAAATTTTACTCGACTAACTTTCTGTGTGACTGTAAACTAGCCTGGTTATCACAGTGGTTGATGGCCAAGAAGTTTGAGAAGTCTGTGACAGCTAGTTGTCAACATCCTGACGACCTTGAGGGAAAGAGTATCTTCAGTATTGACCCTGAGCTGTTCAAGTGTG ATGGTAATACATTAAAACCAGTGATCAGTATCAGTCCCATTTCCAGGAAAGCTGTACAGGGAGATAACATTACTCTTACCTGTGAAGCTGTCAGTACAAAGGATTCAGATACACAATTCAATTGGAAGAAAGACAATATA TTACTGCTGAATCCATTAACTGAGAACAAAATAGCAAAAGATGATACTAAGATAATCAGATATTCCTCCAAATTACATCTTTATGAACTGAAGGACGGTGATTCTGGGGTCTATCAATGTGTTATATTAAACAGCTTTGGACCAGCATACTCAATGAAGGCCTCCATTGAAGTCCATG TATTCCCCCACTTCTCAAAGAAACCATTTGATGTAACAGTCAAGGTTGGTTCAGCTGCTCGCTTGGAATGTTCTGCCACTGGTCGACCTAATCCAACCATTTCTTGGTCCAAAAATGGAGGAGATGATTTTCCAGCAGCTAGAGAGAGGCGTATGCATGTTATGCCAGATGATAATATTTTCTACATCCTTGATGTAACTAAATTTGATGAGGGAACTTATACTTGCACAGCAAAAAATGATGCAGGATCTATTAGCGCTAATCTTAATCTTACAGTTTTGC aaaTCCCAGCTTTTGTGAGACCAATGGAAAGGATTAAGAAAACCCAGGAAGGAGGTACAACAGTGATAGAATGTATGGCAGAGGGTATCCCAAAACCTAGACTGACTTGGTATAAAAGTAACAAACCTCTGGAATCAAACCAACAACGATATTTCTTCACTGCTGATAACCAACTGTTAATAATCGTTCAAACTCAGGCCAGTGATGCTGGAGAATATAAGTGTAATATGACCAATACTCTGGGACATGTCAGTGGCGTATCAAAGCTTGTTGTGTTCCGTGGAGATAAACAAATCTCTGTTGATCCTAAACCTGGCCCCCTAATTACAACTCCAAGTGACGAATCGACGACAACAGGAATAATAATCATTGCCGTAGTTTGTTGCGTGGTTGGAACGTCACTGGTGTGGGTGATCATTATATATCAAACAAGAAAGAGACATGAAATGTACAGTGCCACGCCCACTGACGAGACCACTTTACCCTGTGAAGTGGCAGGCCAAGGGTACCAGCCCTATCCAGATGGTGGTACCTTGTACAATGGTCCAATGACTGTACAGGGCTATCCATATCAGGACTATCAAATACAGGAATCTGGATATGAATCTTCCTCAGGACAGTATCGTGCTCCGAGACCAGCAATATTTCCCAGTGATGTGGATGAAGAAGAGAATAATATGACAGCTCAGTTAACTTTTCATGAACATAAGAATCGAGATAATAGTGATAGTGACATTCATTATCCCAATAGTGAAACAGATTCAATGAAAAGTTCTCAGAGTACGAGTAGTACTCATACAAGTGGACATCAGACTTTACAGACGTTTCGTCCAATACTCAGTAATTCTAATACTTTTGTAAATAGAACTCAATCTCAGTCAGATTCTTGTGAAAATTGTGAGAAACAGAGACACTCTTCAAGTGCTGATATGCATTCATGTTCACATAAACAATCTATACACAGTATACCTATACCGAATGGAGTGGCACTTCATCATGGCTCTCTACCTCAGCCACCAGGTTACGCTAGTTTAAGAG atTCCTCATGTGTAATTTGCAATTGTGATAATGAGGTCAGTGGATGTACTAGTCAACTGTCCCAAACACCACCATACTCAGATC CTTGTAATCATCATACCAAAGTACCTTCATCACCAAATGGACCACACACTAGCTGCCATAACTCATCTAATACTCCAGACACAGGTCCAGAGAAAAGCCCACCTGCCATTCCTCCTAAACAACATAAACATTCTCATTCTAATATACGCTCTTTACCCAATGGTGTCCATTTAATGGTCAATGGATCTGTCGTCAATGGTGCTGTAGACATTtag